Proteins co-encoded in one Caloenas nicobarica isolate bCalNic1 chromosome 19, bCalNic1.hap1, whole genome shotgun sequence genomic window:
- the ARPC5L gene encoding LOW QUALITY PROTEIN: actin-related protein 2/3 complex subunit 5-like protein (The sequence of the model RefSeq protein was modified relative to this genomic sequence to represent the inferred CDS: inserted 2 bases in 1 codon; substituted 1 base at 1 genomic stop codon), translating to MARSTLSSRFRRLDIDQYDENRFVEEPEEAAAAEPDAGPEVEALLRQYPLGRARERDGPGSGTEPPCPRSRPDXPRGSAGRGRPEAAPAGPVSLXPRDSGPSRGAVESLTRGRRGDALRALLAALRSAAGSGRSPAGKEQAQGTMLKVLTSFKSSEIEQAVNSLDRNSIDLLMKYIYKGFEKPTENSSAILLQWHEKALAVGGLGSIVRVLTARKTV from the exons ATGGCGCGCAGCACGCTCTCCTCCCGCTTCCGCCGTCTCGACATCGACCAGTACGACGAGAACCGGTTCGTGGAGGAGCccgaggaggcggcggcggccgagcccGACGCGGGCCCCGAGGTGGAGGCGCTGCTGAGGCAATATCCTTTGGGACGGGCCCGGGAGCGGGACGGGCCCGGGAGCGGGACGGAGCCGCCGTGTCCGCGGTCTCGGCCGGA CCCGCGCGGgtcggcggggcgggggcggcccgaAGCTGCTCCCGCCGGGCCGGTGTCGCTGTGACCGCGGGATTCGGGGCCGTCCCGCGGAGCCGTTGAGTCCTTGACCCGAGGCCGCAGAGGGGACGCGCTGCGGGCGCTGCTGGCGGCGCTGCGGagcgcggcggggagcggccggAGCCCCGCGGGGAAG GAGCAGGCGCAGGGAACGATGCTGAAGGTCCTCACgtcttttaaaagcagtgaaataGAACAAGCAGTGAACTCCTTGGACAGGAACAGCATTGACTTGTTAATGAAGTACATTTATAAAGGATTTGAAAAGccaacagaaaacagcagtgcAATATTGCTCCAGTGGCATGAAAAG GCATTAGCAGTTGGTGGACTCGGCTCCATAGTGAGAGTTTTGACAGCCAGAAAGACTGTTTAA
- the PPP6C gene encoding serine/threonine-protein phosphatase 6 catalytic subunit, which produces MAPLDLDKYVEIARLCKYLPENDLKRLCDYVCDLLLEESNVQPVSTPVTVCGDIHGQFYDLCELFRTGGQVPDTNYIFMGDFVDRGYYSLETFTYLLALKAKWPDRITLLRGNHESRQITQVYGFYDECQTKYGNANAWRYCTKVFDMLTIAALIDEQILCVHGGLSPDIKTLDQIRTIERNQEIPHKGAFCDLVWSDPEDVDTWAISPRGAGWLFGAKVTNEFVHINNLKLICRAHQLVHEGYKFMFDEKLVTVWSAPNYCYRCGNIASIMVFKDVNTREPKLFRAVPDSERVIPPRTTTPYFL; this is translated from the exons ATGGCGCCGCTGGACCTGGACAAGTACGTGGAGATCGCGCGGCTCTGCAAGTACCTGCCCGAGAACGACCTCAAG CGCCTCTGCGACTACGTGTGCgacctgctgctggaggagtcCAACGTGCAGCCCGTGTCCACGCCCGTCACCGTCTGCGGGGACATCCACGGGCAG TTCTACGACCTGTGCGAGCTGTTCCGGACGGGCGGGCAGGTCCCCGACACCAACTACATCTTCATG GGTGACTTTGTAGACAGAGGCTATTACAGTCTGGAGACTTTCACTTACCTTCTCGCACTGAAAGCCAAGTGGCCTGACCGCATCACGCTGTTACGAGGCAACCACGAGAGCCGGCAAATCACACAAGTGTACGGATTTTATG ATGAGTGCCAAACCAAATACGGAAATGCGAACGCGTGGAGATACTGCACCAAAGTGTTCGACATGCTCACAATCGCAGCT ttaaTAGACGAGCAGATTCTCTGTGTGCACGGCGGCCTCTCCCCAGACATCAAGACACTTGATCAGATTCGCACCATTGAACGTAATCAGGAAATTCCTCACAAAGGCGCCTTCTGCGACCTCGTTTGGTCAGACCCCGAGGACGTGGACACGTGGGCGATCAGCCCGCGAGGAGCGGGTTGGCTCTTTGGCGCCAAGGTCACAAACGAG TTTGTTCACATCAACAACCTGAAGCTGATCTGCCGAGCGCACCAGCTGGTTCACGAGGGCTATAAGTTCATGTTTGATGAGAAGCTGGTGACGGTCTGGTCTGCCCCCAATTACTGCTACCGCTGCGGGAACATCGCGTCAATCATGGTCTTCAAAGACGTAAATACCAGAGAACCAAAGCTGTTCCGTGCGGTCCCCGACTCCGAGCGCGTCATCCCCCCCCGAACCACCACCCCCTATTTCCTCTGA
- the RABEPK gene encoding rab9 effector protein with kelch motifs, with the protein MGPRALPLLEPGRRPQPGRWYRLAPRGERPRGRVGHGCVFLPGGPGRVLLLGGADPAGAFADAHFVELGALRWAPAGWNGLRPRYEHGTFLPTASPRLWVFGGAHPAGNRSCVQVLDLEIGTWESPQVSGVQPVPRTCHTSSAAIGNRLFVFGGGDKGAEPVKDQQLHVFDTATLTWSQPDTRGDPPSPRHGHVVVAVGTKLFIHGGLAGDVFYNDLFCIDINDMRWVKIPATGDVPGGRASHSAAVFKDHMYIFGGIGPDGALDTMYKYHTETQQWTLLQFDTPLPARRLDHAMCVIPWRVGKSRDTGAVTQEEGDKASPLQRRQGEEGHAGDTILHLLFVFGGMDTQGQIYRDCVVSLVE; encoded by the exons ATGGGCCcgcgggcgctgccgctgctGGAGCCGGGGCGCCGCCCGCAGCCGGGCAGGTG GTACCGGCTGGCGCCGCGCGGTGAGCGGCCCCGCGGGCGGGTGGGGCACGGCTGCGTCTTCCtgcccggcggccccggccgcgTCCTCCTGCTGGGCGGCGCCGACCCCGCCGGCGCCTTCGCGGACGCGCACTTCGTGGAGCTGG GCGCGCTCCGCTGGGCCCCGGCTGGCTGGAACGGGCTGCGGCCGCGTTACGAGCACGGCACCTTCCTGCCCACCGCCTCCCCGCGTCTCTGGGTCTTCGGTGGCGCCCACCCGGCGGGGAACCGGAGCTGCGTCCAGGTGCTGGACCTCG AAATAGGAACCTGGGAGAGTCCCCAGGTGAGCGGAGTGCAGCCAGTGCCCAGGACGTGTCACACCTCCTCAGCAGCCATCGGGAACCGTCTGTTCGTGTTTGGAGGAGGAGATAAGGGAGCAGAGCCAGTTAAAGACCAGCAGCTTCATGTGTTTGACACGG CCACTCTAACCTGGTCCCAGCCAGATACTCGTGGTGATCCCCCCTCTCCTCGGCACGGACACGTGGTGGTTGCAGTTGGGACCAAACTCTTCATACATGGAGGTTTAGCTGGTGATGTTTTTTACAATGATCTCTTCTGCATTGATATAA ATGACATGAGATGGGTTAAGATACCAGCCACTGGTGACGTCCCGGGAGGACGGGCATCTCACTCAGCAGCTGTGTTTAAAGACCACATGTACATTTTTGGCGGAATAGGCCCAGATGGGGCACTGGACACTATGTACAAGTATCACACAG AGACGCAGCAGTGGACACTCCTGCAGTTTGACACCCCTCTGCCTGCCAGGAGGCTGGACCACGCCATGTGTGTCATTCCTTGGCGGGTTGGCAAGAGCAGGGACACAGGAGCTGTCACCCAGGAAGAGGGTGACAAGGCCAGCCCCCTCCAGAGGAGACAGGGTGAGGAGGGACATGCTGGGGACACCATCCTGCATCTGCTGTTTGTGTTTGGGGGGATGGACACGCAGGGGCAGATCTACCGGGACTGCGTGGTCAGCCTGGTGGAGTAG